A part of Leptospira wolffii serovar Khorat str. Khorat-H2 genomic DNA contains:
- a CDS encoding PP2C family protein-serine/threonine phosphatase: MAQSRLLQVLTWRLELFTHTVPVPFAVYFSAVTGSLYSLEEYLSMGVAATIAATAMLLGAFYLRYVRLKKAAYLEDVSSVDPISLVSAKSIYITQPVYESFIIVGRWLFGVLLAHWIVYLILGYKPNLIATIPALCLGIIPISFISYLFITEYSVRPALNEGKFREVEAKTRLFFPYSKRLLVVVMAMISMPFSLLGYMLYATVDGRIRLENPLLHLGIMALLFSVPLVFTAWIVTEAIRSRLSSVTGFLEEVGEGNFDLKILPSSLDEFGKQEARIGRVVERLKGLYEEIQMLNEGLESKVAERTRQLQDTADRLSKSLDEIQALKLGQDGDYFLTSLLTEPLHSIYLQDSEYSIRSITVQKKKFHYKQKERQIGGDISIAHSIRLRGKSYLAFVNADAMGKSLQGAVGAIILGSISRSMIERTPALYRNVWPERWLKNWFLELQKVFEAFDGSLMASAVLGLIDEARGVLYYINCEHPSPVLYRDGVASFLEPKEKYFKIGHSGIGRNVHIELFQLKPGDVLLSGSDGRDDLLIDSEIDPDDRRFLVVVEKAKADLELAYEILRKEGEITDDLSLLRIEAPKKSGLASEIHVQDSENDGRSSKTVSLQECRRLALEYSSGKNYGKAGELGLKYLQRRPTDTDFLFVVSKFLRKSGKIVLSIDLSERYRMRNPQDPENLLHLAEMYASKNRLERSFQLLAEANTFSPDHPRAKKLSELLVEKSQALSETAGDRRMLR; encoded by the coding sequence ATGGCCCAATCCCGACTTTTGCAGGTCCTGACCTGGAGGCTGGAACTGTTTACCCATACGGTTCCTGTTCCGTTCGCAGTATATTTTTCCGCAGTTACCGGTTCCCTTTATTCCCTGGAGGAATATCTATCCATGGGAGTAGCGGCTACGATAGCGGCCACGGCAATGTTGCTCGGAGCTTTTTATTTAAGGTACGTGCGTTTGAAAAAAGCCGCGTATTTGGAAGACGTTAGTTCGGTCGATCCGATATCGCTCGTCTCCGCTAAATCGATCTATATCACTCAACCGGTTTACGAATCATTTATCATCGTGGGTAGATGGTTATTTGGTGTCCTTCTTGCTCATTGGATCGTATATCTAATTCTAGGGTATAAGCCTAATTTGATCGCTACGATTCCGGCCCTATGCCTAGGGATTATTCCGATTTCGTTTATTAGCTATTTATTCATTACTGAATATTCGGTAAGACCAGCGTTGAACGAGGGAAAGTTCAGGGAGGTCGAGGCTAAGACTAGATTATTCTTTCCTTATTCCAAGCGACTTTTGGTGGTCGTGATGGCGATGATCTCCATGCCTTTCAGTCTTTTAGGGTATATGCTCTATGCTACGGTGGACGGGAGAATACGTTTGGAAAATCCACTTTTGCATTTGGGAATCATGGCTCTTCTTTTTTCCGTGCCCCTGGTGTTTACAGCTTGGATAGTGACCGAAGCGATCCGCAGTCGCCTGTCCTCCGTAACGGGTTTTTTGGAGGAAGTGGGAGAAGGGAACTTCGATCTGAAGATTTTGCCTTCTTCTTTGGACGAATTCGGTAAGCAAGAAGCGAGGATCGGCAGAGTAGTCGAAAGACTGAAAGGATTATATGAAGAAATCCAGATGCTAAACGAAGGGCTGGAATCCAAAGTCGCGGAAAGAACCAGGCAATTGCAGGATACAGCCGACCGATTGAGCAAAAGCCTAGACGAGATTCAAGCTTTGAAATTGGGTCAAGACGGAGATTATTTTTTAACTTCTCTTCTGACGGAACCGTTGCATTCCATATACTTGCAAGATTCGGAATATTCTATACGTTCTATCACGGTTCAGAAGAAGAAATTCCATTATAAACAGAAGGAAAGGCAGATAGGCGGGGATATTTCTATCGCGCATTCTATCCGGCTAAGAGGTAAATCGTATCTCGCCTTTGTGAATGCGGATGCTATGGGAAAATCCCTACAAGGAGCGGTAGGTGCGATCATTCTGGGGTCTATTTCTCGCTCGATGATCGAAAGGACTCCCGCTTTATATCGCAATGTGTGGCCGGAAAGATGGCTCAAAAATTGGTTTTTGGAACTCCAGAAAGTTTTCGAAGCATTCGACGGATCCCTAATGGCTTCCGCCGTATTGGGTCTCATCGACGAGGCACGGGGAGTCTTGTACTATATCAATTGCGAGCACCCGTCTCCGGTTCTCTACCGAGACGGAGTCGCGTCCTTTCTGGAGCCGAAGGAGAAATATTTTAAAATCGGACACTCCGGAATCGGACGCAACGTTCATATAGAATTGTTCCAATTGAAACCGGGAGACGTACTGCTTTCCGGTTCGGATGGAAGAGATGATCTTTTGATCGATTCGGAAATCGATCCGGACGATCGTAGATTTTTGGTCGTTGTGGAGAAGGCGAAGGCGGATTTGGAACTTGCCTACGAAATTCTTAGAAAGGAGGGGGAAATCACAGACGATTTATCCTTACTTAGAATAGAAGCCCCTAAAAAGTCGGGCCTCGCTTCCGAGATTCACGTTCAGGATTCGGAGAATGACGGTCGTTCGTCTAAAACTGTTTCTCTGCAGGAATGTAGAAGATTGGCTTTGGAATACTCTTCGGGAAAAAATTACGGAAAGGCGGGAGAGTTAGGACTGAAATACCTGCAAAGGCGTCCAACGGATACGGATTTTTTGTTCGTAGTAAGTAAGTTTCTACGTAAGTCGGGAAAGATCGTGCTTTCCATAGACTTAAGCGAGAGATATAGAATGCGAAATCCTCAGGATCCGGAGAATCTTTTACATCTTGCAGAGATGTACGCATCTAAAAATCGATTAGAACGTTCCTTTCAGTTGCTTGCGGAGGCGAATACATTCTCTCCCGATCATCCTAGAGCTAAGAAATTATCGGAACTACTCGTGGAAAAAAGCCAGGCTCTTTCGGAAACCGCCGGAGATCGTAGGATGTTACGGTGA